The Anopheles coluzzii chromosome 2, AcolN3, whole genome shotgun sequence genome window below encodes:
- the LOC125908426 gene encoding uncharacterized protein LOC125908426, translating to MIVLVEVMVIVCRTTIVVEKRMVLVLLVTVDTSGGVEVTMFVPVLVMVVLGVMVNTVDVSVRVDISPTHPHLLHSQHHLHQHHPVLVNSVGQASICLPTTSTLDPSTTTISSTETDTLTVVVSLTETVTLPPNTQATLSLITSTVPVTATLPTSTATVSITETSTLTLPPQTTTSTALFSTVVTVPVSSTSTITLTNTATTRVTVTVTESCTPTMG from the exons ATGATCGTGCTCGTGGAGGTGATGGTGATCGTTTGCCGCACAACCATCGTGGTCGAGAAGAGaatggtgctggtgctgctggtgacaGTTGATACGAGCGGCGGTGTTGAAGTGACGATGTTCGTACCAGTGCTGGTAATGGTCGTGCTCGGTGTGATGGTTAATACGGTGGACGTTAGTGTGAGGGTGGACATTTCC CCAACCCATCCCCATTTGCTGCACAGCCAACACCATCTTCATCAACACCATCCCGTGCTAGTAAATTCGGTAGGACAGGCATCTATTTGTCTCCCAACGACATCTACACTTGATCCATCGACAACAACTATAAGTAGCACCGAAACGGACACCCTAACGGTGGTGGTTAGTCTTACCGAAACGGTCACCCtaccaccaaacacacagGCCACCCTTTCGCTTATCACCTCCACCGTACCGGTAACGGCAACCCTTCCAACGTCAACCGCTACCGTATCGATCACCGAAACTTCCACCCTAACACTTCCACCGCAAACTACCACCTCTACCGCGCTCTTCTCGACTGTGGTCACCGTGCCGGTAAGCTCTACCTCCACGATAACGCTGACCAACACAGCGACGACACGCGTAACCGTTACGGTAACGGAATCTTGCACACCCACGATGGGATAG
- the LOC120947985 gene encoding uncharacterized protein LOC120947985 — MKLTLVFLLFALVCAAYAQTDAAKDAAKDATDKVKDKAALPDAPKLDKDAVTTPDPKDAAKKVEDVAGKAKDQAAEVGKKLTDAFKL; from the coding sequence ATGAAACTCACGCTCGTTTTCCTGCTGTTCGCGCTGGTGTGTGCCGCGTACGCCCAAACCGATGCCGCCAAGGACGCGGCAAAGGATGCTACGGACAAGGTGAAGGATAAGGCTGCTCTGCCGGATGCGCCCAAGCTGGACAAGGATGCAGTGACGACGCCCGATCCAAAGGACGCCGCCAAGAAGGTGGAAGATGTGGCCGGCAAGGCGAAAGATCAGGCCGCCGAAGTGGGCAAGAAGCTGACCGACGCATTCAAGCTGTAA
- the LOC120947981 gene encoding phenoloxidase 8-like: MTDANNILALLQRPLEPTFLPKDDGKTVIDLPDEFLTDRYRPIGAELQSRFSSDAEQRIPVRSVAMPDLSFANGIDRRGAFSLFAPKHRDAAAALINLFLQQPDFATLMSVATYCRDRLNPVLFQYSLAVAVQHREDTKDVNIPSIVSLFPDQFVDPAVFPKLREEGAAVQQENRMVIDIPPNYTASDREDEQRMAYFREDIGVNMHHWHWHLVYPGDGPDEVVRKDRRGELFFYMHSQLIARYNADRFCAKLKKVRNLTNYREPIVEGYYPKMIRSSNNRSYPARAANTTLQDVDRVDNGTTVSVNDLERWRDRIHEAIDQGFVLDKSGNRIMLDEQRGIDILGDVVEASSLTPNAQLYGSLHNMGHNVIAYVHDPDYRYLEDYGVMGDVTTAMRDPIFYRWHGMIDGIFRRHKELLTPYTAEQLGNPGVTVNSVGVQLSRPNTPANVLLTYWQRSQVDLAAGLDFGPKGNVFASFTHLQHAPFSFRVEVNNESGAVRKGTLRIWLAPKSDERGTALTFREQRRYFIEMDTSTVTLNPGMNTIVRRSDQSSVTIPYERTFRAIGTKSAPTDKDALAQFRFCGCGWPQHMLVPKGSPEGVQFDLFAMVTDFEQDSVAQELDPNAPCSDAHSFCGLRDKKYPDRRAMGYPFDRRTADTVATLADFVTPNSNMKTATVQVKFNNTVIART; this comes from the exons ATGACGGATGCAAACAATATCTTGGCCCTGTTGCAGCGCCCTCTGGAACCGACCTTCCTGCCGAAGGATGACGGTAAGACGGTCATCGACTTGCCGGACGAGTTCCTTACCGACCGGTACCGGCCGATTGGGGCCGAGCTGCAGTCCCGCTTCTCCAGCGACGCCGAGCAGCGCATCCCGGTGCGATCGGTCGCGATGCCGGATCTGTCCTTTGCCAATGGAATCGATCGCCGTGGTGCCTTTTCGCTGTTTGCGCCGAAGCATCGggatgccgccgccgccctgATCAATCTGTTCCTGCAGCAGCCCGACTTTGCGACGCTGATGAGTGTGGCCACGTACTGCCGCGATCGGCTCAACCCGGTGCTGTTCCAGTACAGCTTGGCGGTGGCCGTGCAGCATCGCGAAGACACCAAGGACGTTAACATCCCGTCGATCGTGTCGCTCTTCCCGGATCAGTTCGTTGATCCAGCCGTTTTCCCCAAGCTGCGCGAGGAAGGTGCTGCGGTGCAGCAGGAGAACCGG ATGGTGATTGACATCCCACCGAACTATACCGCCTCGGACCGGGAGGATGAGCAGCGGATGGCGTACTTCCGCGAGGATATCGGTGTCAACATGCACCACTGGCACTGGCATCTGGTATACCCGGGCGATGGACCGGATGAGGTCGTGCGCAAGGATCGGCGCGGCGAGCTGTTCTTCTACATGCACAGCCAGCTGATTGCGCGCTACAATGCGGATCGGTTCTGCGCCAAGCTGAAGAAGGTGCGCAATCTGACCAACTACCGCGAGCCGATCGTGGAAGGCTACTACCCGAAGATGATCCGCAGCTCGAACAACCGGTCGTACCCGGCACGGGCCGCCAACACGACGCTGCAGGACGTCGATCGCGTCGACAACGGAACGACCGTATCGGTGAACGATCTCGAGCGGTGGCGCGATCGCATCCACGAGGCGATTGACCAGGGCTTCGTGCTGGACAAGAGTGGTAACCGCATCATGCTGGACGAGCAGCGCGGCATCGACATCCTCGGCGATGTGGTGGAAGCGTCCAGCCTGACGCCGAACGCTCAGCTGTATGGCAGTCTGCACAACATGGGCCACAACGTGATCGCGTACGTGCACGATCCGGACTACCGCTACCTGGAGGATTACGGCGTGATGGGCGACGTGACGACGGCGATGCGCGATCCGATTTTCTACCGCTGGCACGGCATGATCGACGGCATCTTCCGCCGGCACAAGGAGCTGCTGACGCCGTACACGGCCGAGCAGCTGGGCAACCCGGGTGTCACCGTCAACTCGGTCGGCGTGCAGCTGTCCCGGCCGAACACGCCCGCCAACGTGCTGCTCACGTACTGGCAGCGATCGCAGGTCGATCTGGCGGCTGGGTTGGACTTTGGTCCGAAGGGTAACGTGTTCGCGTCGTTCACCCATCTGCAGCACGCACCGTTCTCGTTCCGCGTGGAGGTGAACAATGAGTCGGGTGCGGTGCGCAAGGGAACGCTGCGTATCTGGCTTGCACCGAAGTCGGACGAGCGCGGCACTGCGCTGACATTCCGCGAGCAGCGTCGGTACTTTATCGAGATGGACACATCGACAGTGACGC TGAACCCGGGCATGAACACGATCGTGCGCCGTTCGGACCAATCGAGCGTTACCATCCCGTACGAGCGCACGTTCCGTGCGATCGGCACCAAGTCCGCCCCGACCGACAAAGATGCGCTGGCTCAGTTCCGCTTCTGCGGTTGCGGCTGGCCCCAGCACATGCTCGTCCCGAAGGGTTCACCCGAAGGCGTCCAGTTCGATCTGTTTGCGATGGTGACCGATTTCGAGCAGGACTCCGTCGCCCAAGAGCTTGACCC TAACGCACCATGCAGCGATGCCCACTCGTTCTGCGGACTGCGCGACAAGAAGTACCCGGACCGTCGGGCCATGGGCTATCCGTTCGATCGTCGCACCGCGGACACGGTTGCCACGCTGGCTGACTTTGTCACCCCGAACTCGAACATGAAGACGGCCACGGTGCAGGTGAAGTTCAACAACACCGTGATTGCGCGCACCTAA